One Chanodichthys erythropterus isolate Z2021 chromosome 10, ASM2448905v1, whole genome shotgun sequence DNA segment encodes these proteins:
- the bzw1a gene encoding eIF5-mimic protein 2-A — protein MNNQKQQKPTLTGQRFKTRKRDEKERFDPTQFQESIVQGLNQTGTDLEAVAKFLDASGAKLDYRRYAETLFDILVAGGMLAPGGTLSDDLTRTEYCLFTASEDLETMQAYAQVFNKLIRRYKYLEKGFEEEIKKLLLFLKGFTESERNKLAMLTGILLANGNISASILSSLFNENLVKEGVSAAFAVKLFKSWINEKDINSVAASLRKVGMDNRLMELFPANKRSCEHFSKYFTDAGLKELSDFARNQQSIGARKELQKELQEQMSRGETLKDIIAYVREEMKKTGISEQTMIGIVWTSVMSAVEWNKKEELVTEQAIKHLKQYSPLLKAFTSQGLSELTLLLKIQEYCYDNIHFMKAFQKIVVLLYKADVLSEEVILKWYTEAHVAKGKSVFLEQMKKFVEWLKNAEEESESEEEEGD, from the exons ATGAATAATCAAAAGCAGCAAAAGCCAACGCTTACCGGCCAGCGTTTTAAAACTAGGAAAAGAG ATGAAAAGGAGAGATTTGACCCTACTCAGTTTCAAGAAAGTATTGTTCAAGGCTTGAACCAAACTGGCACTGATTTGGAAGCGGTTGCAAAGTTCCTTGATGCCTCTGGCGCCAAGCTCGACTACCGCCGGTATGCTGAGACACTCTTCGACATCCTGGTGGCTGGAGGAATGCTGG cccCAGGAGGGACTCTGTCTGATGACTTGACCCGTACCGAGTACTGCCTCTTCACGGCAAGTGAAGACCTGGAGACCATGCAGGCGTACGCTCAG GTTTTTAACAAGCTGATCAGGCGTTACAAGTACCTGGAGAAAGGGTTTGAAGAGGAGATTAAGAAG CTGCTGCTGTTTTTAAAAGGGTTCACAGAGTCTGAGAGGAATAAATTGGCCATGCTTACCGGAATCCTGCTGGCCAATGGCAATATATCAGCCTCCATCCTGAGCAGCCTCTTTAATGAGAACTTGGTCAAGGAAG GTGTGTCTGCCGCCTTCGCTGTGAAACTCTTCAAATCTTGGATCAACGAAAAAGACATCAACTCAGTTGCTGCTAGCCTGCGTAAAGTTGGCATGGACAACAGGCTGATG GAGCTGTTTCCTGCCAACAAGCGTAGCTGCGAACACTTCTCAAAATATTTCACCGATGCCGGGCTGAAGGAGCTCTCGGACTTCGCTCGCAACCAGCAGTCCATTGGAGCGCGGAAAGAGCTTCAGAAAGAACTGCAAGAACAGATGTCCCGTGGCGAGACCCTCAAAGAT ATCATTGCCTACGTTCGTGAGGAGATGAAGAAAACGGGCATCTCTGAGCAGACAATGATCGGCATCGTGTGGACCAGTGTCATGAGTGCCGTAGAGTGGAATAAAAAGGAGGAACTCGTCACAGAGCAAGCCATCAAACACTTGAAG CAATACAGCCCACTGCTGAAGGCCTTCACTTCCCAAGGCCTGTCTGAGCTCACCCTCCTGCTGAAGATCCAGGAGTACTGCTACGACAATATCCACTTCATGAAGGCCTTCCAGAAGATCGTGGTGCTTCTTTACAAAG CTGACGTTTTGAGTGAAGAGGTTATTCTGAAGTGGTACACAGAAGCCCATGTGGCCAAAGGAAAGAGTGTCTTCCTGGAGCAGATGAAGAAGTTTGTAGAATGGCTGAAAAATGCTGAGGAGG AGTCTGAATCTGAGGAAGAGGAGGGAGACTAA
- the si:ch211-246m6.4 gene encoding transcription factor 15, which translates to MGSQHLCHGLPTTTSLSLHAMKSSTGEQGLVHAHPAHDTQSLPSDPDELDSGSDSSEKSTGAGSPARGHREAGRHRGGRRLSGVSKQRQAANARERDRTHSVNTAFTALRTLIPTEPADRKLSKIETLRLASSYISHLANVLLLGEDCRDGQPCLKYQNILQSNTNLKTPPVRPICTFCLSNQRKMLRDGEKHTTA; encoded by the exons ATGGGCAGCCAGCATCTATGCCATGGACTACCCACAACAACCAGTCTGTCTCTGCACGCCATGAAGTCCAGCACAGGCGAGCAAGGGCTAGTTCATGCACATCCTGCACACGATACCCAGAGCTTGCCCTCCGATCCTGATGAGCTCGACAGTGGCAGTGACAGTTCGGAGAAATCCACTGGAGCAGGGAGCCCCGCACGGGGCCATAGGGAGGCGGGGAGACACAGGGGGGGCCGTAGACTCTCAGGGGTGAGTAAACAACGGCAGGCAGCTAACGCTCGGGAGCGAGACCGTACACACAGCGTCAACACCGCCTTCACGGCTCTACGCACCCTCATCCCCACGGAGCCGGCCGACAGGAAGTTGTCGAAAATCGAGACTCTGCGATTGGCATCGAGCTACATTTCACACCTGGCCAATGTGCTTCTGCTAGGGGAGGACTGCAGGGACGGGCAACCGTGTCTGAAATATCAAAACATCTTACAAAGCAACACCAACCTCAAAACCCCACCAGTAAGACCCATCTGCACTTTCTGCCTGAGTAACCAAAGGAAAATG CTTAGAGACGGGGAAAAGCACACAACTGCGTGA